In Glandiceps talaboti chromosome 14, keGlaTala1.1, whole genome shotgun sequence, a single genomic region encodes these proteins:
- the LOC144445599 gene encoding sulfotransferase 1E1-like — protein sequence MDDKDFILLYHPREKIKKLKIRPDDLFSITYPKSGTNWIKHIIRLLLNDGSVDDSKAIPEETRGGHLEFLAAEEDDDPSAYAFKKMGHPDFCVNMETMKSPRYFATHMPIDWLPDDLPKSKIIYLARNPKDVCVSGFFLTRCLTSGNSVEKDRELFGQIVDGFINGTLPVEHGRWHEHVLSWWQRRNEENVLFLKYEDMRRDLRTSVQKIAEFIGKSPSPELIDKIVHLAKFETMKKNPPPEHELGGKAVNLTFEPGESVFIRKGNVGGWKDHFTVAQNEYFDENYKKWMEGSGLDFDFE from the exons ATGGATGACaaggatttcattttattgtatcacccaagagaaaaaataaagaagCTGAAAATACGCCCTGATGATCTGTTCTCAATTACATATCCTAAATCTG GGACAAATTGGATCAAACACATTATTAGATTACTCCTAAACGATGGGAGTGTTGACGATTCCAAAGCGATACCCGAGGAAACAAGAGGAGGCCACTTGGAGTTTTTAGCCGCTGAAGAAGATGACGATCCATCAGCCTATGCATTTAAGAAAATGGGTCATCCTGATTTCTGTGTTAATATGGAGACTATGAAGTCACCGCGATACTTTGCAACACATATGCCAATTGATTGGTTGCCTGATGATCTGCcaaagtcaaag ATTATATATCTCGCAAGAAACCCGAAAGATGTATGTGTGTCAGGATTTTTCCTTACTCGATGTTTGACATCAGGTAACTCAGTGGAGAAAGATCGCGAACTATTTGGTCAAATAgttgatgggtttataaatgGCACACTACCAG TGGAGCATGGACGATGGCATGAACATGTATTGTCATGGTGGCAGAGAAGAAATGAAGAGAATGTTCTCTTTCTGAAATATGAAGATATGCGACGG GATTTAAGAACTTCAGTTCAGAAGATTGCTGAGTTCATTGGTAAAAGTCCATCACCTGAATTGATTGATAAGATAGTTCATCTCGCTAAGTTTGAGACGATGAAAAAGAACCCCCCACCGGAGCATGAGCTTGGGGGAAAAGCTGTCAACCTTACTTTCGAGCCTGGAGAGTCAGTTTTCATCAGGAAAG gaaatgttggAGGATGGAAGGATCATTTTACAGTGGCTCAAAATGAGTATTTTGACGAGAATTACAAAAAGTGGATGGAGGGAAGTGGTCTTGACTTTGATTTTGAGTAA